The sequence TGGCAGAAGCGGTCGCCACCAACAAGGTGATCGACTGCATGCACGTTATTGAGCCGAAAACAGGCGATTGCTTGTTTATTCCCGCCAAAACCGTTCATGCCCTGGGGAAGGGCCTGCTGGTGGCCGAAATCCAACAAGCCAGCAACACGACGTTTCGCTTGTTCGACTGGAACCGCGTTGGCGCCGACGGCAAACCACGCCCACTACACGTCGACCAATCACTGAACACGATCGACTTCGAGCGAGGCCCCGTCGAGCCACGCGTTCCGCAACCAACTTCCGATCCAGTCATCAGCCGCCTCGTAACATGCGAGAAATTTGTGCTCGATCGGTGGAAACTGGAAGGGCGAAAATCGATTGGCGGCACTGATAAGTTCCATATCGTGGCCATCTTGGAAGGAAAGATTCGCACCTCACACGCCCAGCTTGACCAAGCCTTGGGCAAGGGCTCCACGTTCCTCATTCCCGCCAAGTGCGGGCCAATTCAGATCAACGCCGTGCAGCCAACCGTCTTGCTGGATATGTATTTGCCGTAATTTAAACTCAAATTACGCATCTCTACGCAAGGGCGCAGTTGGCCTCTGTTTTACTAAAAAGGCAAACTGTACCCTCCCAGGAGGGAGAAGTATCTCCATTGTTCCGAAATGGAGAACTCGGTATCGTTCGTACCGTAATTCCACGTTTTCCTCCCTTGGAGAGCCGTCAGGTGACCGGCCCGAACTATTTCCACCGATGCTCGTTAACAGCCAAGCTGGCCCTGGCAGGTCTGCTTTTTTCGAGTATTGGCTGCGCAGGCATGGTCGGCCCGAACTGGCGAAACCCGGGCACGATGAAGGATCAACAGCGTCGAGCCTTACTCGACGATCCTTATCCCGATACCGATGCCGGGCCTGAAATGCTGGGTGTTCGGCCCCGCGACTTTCAGCAGTCGCTGCCCGAGGCAGAAAAGCTGAGGCCCAATTTCTATGCCTCGCCACCTCGCCGCGTTGCCTGGTAATCCCCATGACGCCGGGCCTTTTCGGGCGTATCATAGAGCAATTCGCTTGAATTCCTCTTTCCCGCTATCGGCCTGCAATGCCTGGTTCATCGTCATCGTCTTCCTCCGCGCGTCTGCACAAAGTGTTGGCTGAGGCTGGGATTGGCTCCCGCCGCAAGTGCGAGGAAATCATCCAGGAAGGCCGCGTCGAGGTCGATGGCGAGTTCGTCACAGAACTAGGTACCGTCGTCGATCCGGAAAAGCAAAAAATCACCGTCGATGGCCAACGTATCCGCGCCCGCCGGAAGCAATATTTCATCCTGAACAAGCCGGTCGGAGTGGTCAGCACCAACTTCGATCAAGACGGCCGGACCCGCGTGGTCGACTTGGTCCCCCAGGACGAACGCCTCTTTACGATCGGGCGGCTCGACCGTCAGAGCGAAGGGCTGATCATCGTCACCAACGACGGCGAACTGGCGAATCAACTGGCTCACCCGCGTTACGGCGTTGCCAAGACGTACCATGTGGAAGTGGCCGGCATGCCGGCGCCCGAAGAGCTGAAGATGATTCAAAACGGCGTTCACTTCGCCGAAGGCTTCGTTCAAGCCGAAAGCTGTAAGCTCAAACGGAAGCTGAAAAAGAGCGCTATCCTCGAAATTGTACTCCGAGAAGGCAAAAACCGCGAGATCCGCCGTATGTTGGCCAAAGTCGGCCATAAGGTATTGAAGCTCAAACGAATCTCGATCGGCCCTCTGAAGCTGGGAGAAGTCCCCGCTGGGGCTTTCCGCGAACTGAGCCCCTCCGAGGTCAAAGCGTTGCGGGCCCACTCCGACGCCGAACGCGCGAAAGGAACGCCCAAACGCAAGCCTGGCAAAAGGCGGACAACCAGCACGAGCGGTGGCCTTGCCCCCGGCAAGAAAACCGCAAAGAAGAAAAGCGTTGGGCCTGGGCGCAAGAAAAAGAAAAGCCGTAGCGGCGAGAAGAAAACACCCTTGATCACCGAAGCTCGTCGTGGTCAGGGGCGGATTGTGAAGCAGAAAAAGGCGTCTCGCAAGAAGCAAACCGGACGGTAGCAAAGCCCCTAGAAAGATTAGCCCGCTGATGTCGCAATTCCAGTTTCAAGCCACTTCGATCGTCGAGAACGTCCAACTGGCAACCCGTATTTATCGGGTTCGTTTCGAGGCCCCAGAGATCGCCGCCAAGATCAAGCCAGGCCAATTTGTCATGGTTCGGATCGGTGGCTGCTTCGATCCACTTCTAGGTCGGGCTTTCGCCTTGTACGACGTTATCATGAATGACAACGGCCAGCCAACCTACGTCGATGTCGTTTACCAGGTGCACGGCAAGTTAACCTCGCGGCTGAAACAGATGGAGCCTGGCCAGAAACTAGAAGTCTGGGGCCCACTGGGCAACGGATTCACCCTGCCAGAAACCGATCACCTGATCTTGGTGGCTGGTGGAATTGGACAAACGCCGTTCCTGGCTGTCGCCAAGCAGGTTTTCGGCCAGCAAGAATACGGGGCAGGGGAGAGCGACCTGGCCAAACCCAAGAAGGTCACCCTTTGCTATGGAGCCCGCACAGCGACCGATCTGGCAGGCCTAGACGACTTCCGCGCAACGGGCCTCGATCTGAAAATCTGCACCGATGACGGCAGTGCCGGTTATCACGGCCTGGTAACGGCCTTACTCGATCAAGCGATCGACGAAGATCTGGGCCAATGCCATGTGCTGTGCTGTGGCCCTGAAAAGATGATGGAGGCGGTTAGCGAACTAACCCAAAAGCGAGATGTTCCGTGCCAAGTTTCCCTGGAAACACCTATGGCATGCGGGATTGGGATTTGCTTTACGTGTGTCGCCCCGGTTCGCCAAGCAGATGGAAGCTGGGACTACAAAAGAACTTGTGTTGAAGGCCCGATCTTCGATGCCTGCGAGATTGCCTGGGAAGAAGCCTAAGACCAAGCGGCTTCAAAACGAAAGACGCCTCGCTGAGCAAAAGCACGGCGAGGCGAAATAATTTTGATGCCACTTGCATGTCGAGCTAATTCTAACGCCTACAGGGCCTCGAACCGGCGATCTGAAATGATCGCCGATGAAGCTATAAC comes from Bremerella cremea and encodes:
- a CDS encoding dihydroorotate dehydrogenase electron transfer subunit, with translation MSQFQFQATSIVENVQLATRIYRVRFEAPEIAAKIKPGQFVMVRIGGCFDPLLGRAFALYDVIMNDNGQPTYVDVVYQVHGKLTSRLKQMEPGQKLEVWGPLGNGFTLPETDHLILVAGGIGQTPFLAVAKQVFGQQEYGAGESDLAKPKKVTLCYGARTATDLAGLDDFRATGLDLKICTDDGSAGYHGLVTALLDQAIDEDLGQCHVLCCGPEKMMEAVSELTQKRDVPCQVSLETPMACGIGICFTCVAPVRQADGSWDYKRTCVEGPIFDACEIAWEEA
- a CDS encoding type I phosphomannose isomerase catalytic subunit, with product MPLNYPLIFEPTFRDYIWGGRRLATVLGKPLPAEGDFAESWEIVDHGDDQSIVANGPLKGKTLGTLVKDFPQDLFGSKPATGTFPLLFKFLDANRDLSIQVHPDDVMGATLDPPDLGKTEAWYILDAEPGAKVYVGLKDEVTREALAEAVATNKVIDCMHVIEPKTGDCLFIPAKTVHALGKGLLVAEIQQASNTTFRLFDWNRVGADGKPRPLHVDQSLNTIDFERGPVEPRVPQPTSDPVISRLVTCEKFVLDRWKLEGRKSIGGTDKFHIVAILEGKIRTSHAQLDQALGKGSTFLIPAKCGPIQINAVQPTVLLDMYLP
- a CDS encoding pseudouridine synthase, which translates into the protein MPGSSSSSSSARLHKVLAEAGIGSRRKCEEIIQEGRVEVDGEFVTELGTVVDPEKQKITVDGQRIRARRKQYFILNKPVGVVSTNFDQDGRTRVVDLVPQDERLFTIGRLDRQSEGLIIVTNDGELANQLAHPRYGVAKTYHVEVAGMPAPEELKMIQNGVHFAEGFVQAESCKLKRKLKKSAILEIVLREGKNREIRRMLAKVGHKVLKLKRISIGPLKLGEVPAGAFRELSPSEVKALRAHSDAERAKGTPKRKPGKRRTTSTSGGLAPGKKTAKKKSVGPGRKKKKSRSGEKKTPLITEARRGQGRIVKQKKASRKKQTGR